From Flavobacteriales bacterium, one genomic window encodes:
- a CDS encoding PorP/SprF family type IX secretion system membrane protein — translation MKRKYLLILSLCTVILTAKSQDIHLSQFYAQDILLNPASTGNYEGDFRASANYREQWKQVTLGEESIGSYMIGFEKPIYILAEKLDLGFIVTQDKYADLNISGNKILFSSSYSTEFRGNIFRLGLQFGPVFRKASFDDFTFPNQWVYYPDAFDTGLPNNETGLNNSSSYFDMNTGLVWKREYNRFNIESGFALNHFNRPKDTHFQSFTEKLRTKKVLHTFVQYDITSTLRLEPKILVAWTAGANEIILGGNVMFRSLLQFIPWVYTGLYYRHGVSRNLDSFVPVFGVTYGNFDFGLSYDYNISDLSGVDSRKGAIEFSLIFTSPSTKNEIVVLPCTRF, via the coding sequence ATGAAAAGAAAATATCTCCTTATACTTTCATTATGTACTGTTATCCTAACGGCCAAAAGTCAGGACATTCACCTTTCTCAGTTTTACGCGCAAGATATTCTTCTGAATCCTGCCTCTACAGGTAACTACGAAGGAGATTTTAGAGCCTCTGCGAATTACAGAGAACAATGGAAACAAGTTACACTTGGCGAGGAGTCTATTGGAAGTTATATGATCGGCTTTGAAAAACCTATATATATTCTTGCAGAAAAACTTGATCTAGGTTTTATAGTAACGCAAGACAAATACGCAGATTTAAACATCTCAGGAAATAAAATATTATTCTCAAGCTCGTACTCCACAGAGTTCAGAGGAAATATATTTCGTCTTGGCCTCCAATTCGGCCCCGTTTTCAGGAAAGCAAGTTTCGATGATTTTACGTTTCCTAATCAATGGGTTTATTATCCTGATGCTTTTGATACAGGACTACCTAATAATGAAACAGGACTAAACAATTCATCTTCTTATTTCGATATGAATACTGGACTCGTCTGGAAGAGAGAATACAACCGATTTAATATAGAAAGCGGGTTTGCTTTGAATCATTTTAACCGACCAAAAGACACGCATTTCCAATCTTTCACTGAAAAACTCAGAACAAAAAAGGTACTACATACTTTTGTTCAATACGACATAACGTCTACCCTACGACTTGAACCAAAAATACTGGTTGCATGGACAGCTGGAGCCAATGAAATAATCCTTGGAGGTAATGTAATGTTCCGATCATTACTTCAATTTATACCTTGGGTGTATACAGGTTTATACTACAGACATGGTGTAAGTAGAAACCTTGATTCTTTCGTACCTGTTTTTGGTGTTACTTATGGAAATTTCGATTTCGGATTAAGTTACGACTACAATATTTCCGACTTAAGTGGTGTAGACTCTAGAAAAGGAGCGATAGAATTTTCTTTAATCTTTACTTCACCGAGCACGAAAAATGAAATTGTTGTTTTACCGTGTACCCGATTCTAA